In a genomic window of Bemisia tabaci chromosome 1, PGI_BMITA_v3:
- the LOC109044065 gene encoding achaete-scute homolog 1a, with protein MASVIGKPIGLINLSANNAGLKRLHNGTAVIVTSPSQVSPIPVTQIKTEDRGTVLVTNNNNTNIANNNPNTGSELLRCKRRINFAYSNMANHQPASVARRNARERNRVKQVNNGFATLRSHIPVQGSYNQNSSSRSSNKKLSKVETLRMAVEYIRSLQELLDGNTHPSSRDQSYYPEDSFKLESMSPTCSENSSSPPPSSYTSEGSYNTPAYAPMSPEDEDLLDVISLWQQSQ; from the coding sequence ATGGCCTCAGTCATTGGAAAACCTATTGGATTGATTAACTTGAGCGCTAACAACGCCGGCCTAAAGCGTCTTCACAACGGAACTGCAGTCATCGTAACTTCGCCCTCCCAGGTATCTCCTATCCCCGTTACTCAGATAAAGACCGAAGACAGAGGTACCGTCCTGGTCACTAACAATAATAACACCAACATCGCCAACAACAACCCCAATACAGGCTCGGAGTTGCTGCGGTGCAAGCGGAGGATAAATTTTGCATACTCTAACATGGCCAACCATCAACCAGCCTCTGTTGCGCGCCGAAATGCTCGTGAACGAAACCGTGTAAAGCAAGTCAACAACGGATTCGCAACCCTACGTTCTCACATTCCCGTTCAGGGCTCTTATAATCAGAATTCTTCATCTAGAAGCTCGAATAAGAAACTCAGTAAAGTCGAGACCCTTCGCATGGCTGTAGAGTACATTAGATCACTGCAAGAACTGTTGGACGGTAACACACATCCATCCTCGAGGGACCAAAGCTATTACCCGGAAGACTCCTTCAAGCTTGAGTCAATGTCCCCGACGTGCTCTGAAAACTCTTCTTCACCACCACCCTCATCTTATACGTCTGAGGGCTCTTACAATACGCCAGCCTACGCACCCATGAGCCCGGAGGACGAAGATTTATTAGATGTGATATCCCTTTGGCAGCAGAGCCAGTGA